The Streptomyces noursei ATCC 11455 sequence AGCGTCCATCGCTGGTCCGGCCAGCCGTGAGCGACCGGCCCCTTGGCCAGTTCCTCCTCCAGGACGGCGAACAGGGTCTCGCTCAGCTTCGGCCGGGACGCCGGGCCACGGGAACGAACCCCGTCCTGACCGGCCGCCCTCCACGCCTGCCGCCACCGCTGAACCGACCGGACGCTGACCCGTAACTCCTTCGCGATGTCCGTGCTGCCCCGCCCTGCGGCGAACAGCGCGACCGCTTCCATCCGGACCCGCTCACGGAACGCTTGCCGCTCCGCGGTCAGACCCCCACCCTGCGGATACCTCATACACCCGGCATACCGCGACGATCACCGACCGTCAGCCCCTACGACAACCCGACTTCAACGTCAGTAACTGACGCTCTCTCAAACGTCACGCTACCGAGCAGGGCCGTCCTCGTGATCAAGAACGATGGTTGAAACCCCCGTGAATAGTAGGGCTTTGTTAGGTTCTGTGGTGGGGTTCGGGTGTGGGGGCTGGTTGGCTGCATATGTGGCAGGCGCCGGTCCAGGTGGCCAGGAGTGTCTGTAACGCGCGGAGGGCGGCGTAGAGGGTCAGGCCGGCGCAGGGGCTTTTGGGTCGAGCCTGAGCAGGGTGCAGAATGCCTGGGCGAGGGCGGTGAGGGTGACGTGGCGGTGCCATCCGGGGTAGTTGCGGCCTTCGAAGTGGTCCAGTCCCAGGCCGTCCTTGAGTTCGCGGTAGTCGTGCTCGATGCGCCAGCGGATCTTGGCGGTGCGGACCAGTTCGCGTAGTGGGGTGTCGGCGGGCAGGGTGGACAGCCAGTAGTTGGTGGGTTCGGCAGAGCCGGATGGCCATTCGGCCAGCAGCCAGCATTCGGGTAGGGAGCCGTCGGTGGCGCGGCGGATGGTGCGGTTGGCCGGACGGACCCGCAGGGCCAGGAACCGGGAGCGCATCGCGACTTTGGGGTTGCGTTTTGTGGTCTTGCTGCCCTGGCGCCAGGTGACAGTCCGCGCCGCGGACCTGCCCGTATCCAGGGCGAGTTGCCGCAAGGTGGTGTGCGGGATCGGGTAGGCCGGCACGGGTGGTCGGCCCCGGCCGCTGTAGGGAGGGCGGACGGGGACCGCCTGGCCCGGATAGGCGGTGGTGGTGCCCTTGACCGCCACCGCGTAGGTCAGGCCGCGCTCGGTCAGGCCCTCGCGAAAGCCGGTGGCGTCCCCATACCCGGCATCGGCTACCACCGGCAAGTCGGGAAGTTCCCAGTCCCCTCGCACCTCATCCAGCATCTCCAAGGCCAGGCGCCACTTCTCCCGGTGCCGCTCACAGTCCGGGATCCCTGCCTTGGCGCGTCGGCGTCGGATGGCCTCGGCCAGCAGCCTGTCGTCCTCGGTCGTGGTGTCGTCCCAGCTCTCGGGCACGAACAGGCGCCAGTCGACGGCCGAGGAGGCGTGGTCGGACACCAGGTTGACGCTGACGGCAATCTGGCAGTTGCCTTGCTTGCCCAGCGCGCCGCAGTACATCCGCGCCACCCCCGGAGAGTCGTAGCCGTCCTTGGGAAAGCCCACATCGTCGATGGCGTACGCCTGTGGTGCGACATGCGCAGCCGCCCACTGCGCCAGCCGCTGACGGACCACGGTCCAGTCCCAGGTGGAGGAGGAGACGAACTGCTGGAGTTGCTGATGGTCCACTCCCAGACGCTCGGCCATCGGCTGCATCGACTTGCGTTTGCCGTCCAGCATCAGCCCACGCAGGTACAACTCGCCCTTGGCCCGCTGATCACAACGCGGCAGCGAGCCGAGCATCTCCGCCGCAAACGCCTCCAGGCGCGGACGGACCTCTTCCATCTCCTCAGGAGTCACACCTGACAGGACATCACAGAGCCCTCAGTGCAGGCCAGTTGACACACCTAACAAAGCCCTACATGGACACCGCCGGCCAACGCCATCTGGCAGCGCCCGGTGCGCACTGCCTCGCAGGCGTGGTGCAGGGCGACCAGGGCGGAGGAGCAGGCGGTGTCCACGGCGAGGCTGGGGCCACGCAGGTCCAGGACGTGCGAGACGCGGTTGGCGACGTTGGAGGTGGCGCCGCCGGTCATGGTGTAGGCGTCGGTCGACATCTCCTCCAGCCCCTGCATCACCCCGAAGGCCGCGCTGGAGACGCCCCCGTACACGGCGGTGTCGGAGCCGGCGAGCGACGCCGCCGCGATCCCCGCGTCGTCCAACGCCTCCACCGCCAGCTCCAGGAAGGTCCGCTGCTGCGGATCAGTCCGCCCGGCCTCGCGCGGTGACATACCGAAGTACCCGGCGTCGAAGCCGTGGATGTCGTCGAGGAAGCCTCCCGCGACGGTGTACGTCTTCCCCGAGCGCCAGGCAGCGTTGGCATCGAGCCAGCGGGCGGGGTCGAACCGCTCCGGTGGAACCTCGCCCACCAGGTCCCTTCCTTCGACGAGCGCGGACCACAACCCGTCCAGCGTGGTGATCCCGCCCGGTAGCCGACAGGCGGAGCCCACCACGGCGATGGGCACGCAGGCATGGGGAGGCTGCGGCGTCATGGAGGACTCCTTCTCACGCGGAAGCGAAATCGGGGAGGCTTCGCAGGTGTGCCGGATCGACCCGGCGCATCGACATCAGGACGTACAGCGCGGCGGTACCGAACCTCGGGCTGTAGCCGAGGTCTCCGCACACCCACGCGCCGAGCGAGAGGGCACCGTTCACCAGCGGCGGAATCAACTGAGGATCCAGCGGTGCGCAGACATCCCGCTGGCGCAGCGGAACGCGTGGACTGACCCGGTATTCCTCTGGCGACAGGTGCCGGGGGGCGACCATCTGCCACACGGCAGAGGGAACTTCGCCGTGCTCCCCCAGTGGCACCAGGCAATCTCCCCCCACCCATTGATGCCCTGTCTGGAGGACGTAGCGGGCGACGCCGAGCGCCATCATCAGCACCAGGATGCCGTCACGGTGCGCCGGATGGATGCACGCCCTGCTGATCTCCACGAGATCGCCGTCGAGCGGCCTGTGTGGACTGAGGTCGAAGTCCGCCTCGGCCGCACAACTCCCCGCGGCCAGGGCTCCCTTCGGCGCCAGCAGCCGACAGGCAGCGACCAGGGCTCCGGTGCCGTCCTCGTGGGCGAGCGGGTGGTCACAGTGTTCGTCGAGGCCATCGGCATCAAGACCGTCGATGTCGAGGTCGGCAGCACCCAGCTCCTCCACGAACACCAGGTGGCGGAGCCGCTGGGCAGCCCGAACCTCGTGCTCGTGCCGCGCCAGCGAAAGCGCGTACGTCACGGGGGCAGAATAGGGTCCATAACACCCATCGCCATGCATCTCCCCGCCGGGACCTTGCTGGTGGCGCACACTTGAGCCTGGCCTCCACGACGGTCCCTCTCTAGGCCGCTACCGCGCGACGTTCTCCCGGCAGGATCGGTCCGTGTGCTGTCGATCTCCAGCACAGCAGGTCCCCTGGTCATCGATCTCCAACGCAGCAGGCCCCCCCGGTCATCGATCTCCAACGCCGCAGGTCCACAGGTGATCGCTCTCCGACACAGCAGTCATCCGCGCCATGCCCCCGCTGACCATGCAGGTGCCCTTCCTGGAAGACCCATACCGCGATGCCAAAAGCGGCGCCGAAACTCAGTGCGTTCATGATGAGCGCCTTCAAGAGAATGACGAGGCTCCTGGTGAAGCACCACAGTGCCACCGCGGTCGCGCCCACGATCAACACCGCGACCAGGCCGAGCATCCGTCCGATCGTCTGCTCCTCGTCGATCATGGCCGCGGTCTCGCCACCCACCAGGACCGGGCCGGGGCCGGGGCCGGGGAGCGCACGGATCTCCCGGACGAGGTCGCGCGCCTGCTGATCCGAGCGCGAGAAGGCGGTGACGCCTCCACCCACGTACCGCGCGCATCGGACCGTCCGAACCTCCTGTCGGCCCGCTCCGGGTGACCGGCCCGGTACACCGCGTCGGGTCCGCTGACCGCCAGGACACCCGGCAGCCGCGGCTGCCCTGCCGCACAGGCACGGGCTCGAGCATGCAGATGGCCCCCGTCCTCGGGCATCCTCCCGTGGCCTGGGACTTCGGCCGCTATGCCACGGTCGTCAGGCTCGCCTTCGGAGCCGGATACGTGGACGGGCCAGGCGCTTGGCAGCTCCTGGGACATGCGGTGGCTCCCGTGGCGCAGACGTACCGCTCCTGGAACGCGTTCGCACACGACTTCATCGCCGGCCGAGATCTGTGGATGCGCAGTGCCGGAGCCGAATGGTCCGGCTCCCAACAAGACACAGTGCAAGCCGCCCAACGCCTCCTCGATCCCACCAACGCCAACAGTCCCTGGCGACAAGTCCCCTGGGAGGCCATCTACCAGCCCGACCAGCCACAGCACTCCTGACAACACGCCGGACGACAGCAAGCCCGGAACTTCCAACAGTCGACGCGTGGCTGGCAGAGCGGCGAAGACCAGCAGGAGCGGGAACTTCTGCCCCAGAACGTGATCGGAACCCCGCGCTCGCGGGCTGCGACGCGGCGCCGGAGCGGCTGGCGCAGCTGCAACGCGCGGAATGCACGCTCACCGTAACGGGGCTGGGCGCGGGCCGTCGCGGTCGTTCAGCTACGTCCGACCTGCACTGTCACGGCCTCTCCCCGGAAGCTGATGGCACGATGTCCACCTTGGGAAACCTGGTGAGCAGAACGGTCAGCCCACCCAGGAGCCCGATGGCGCCCGCCGCCCAATATGCCGCGTGGAAACCTGACAGCTGATCGGCTGGATCGGTGGCACCGCCGCTGACACCGGTCGAAACAGCAACCAGTATCGCCAAACCGACGCTGTTGCCGATCTGCTGCGCAGTCACATTGACCGCACCAGCGACTCCGTGCTGGTGGAGCGGCAGGCCCTCCAGCGTGGCGGCCGTCATCGCGCCGAATCCCAACCCCTGGCCAGCGCTCATGACCACGATGCCGGGGAGCATGTGCACCCAGTACGAGCCATCCGCAGGCGTGCCCACCCACAGAGTGACGCCGGTTCCGATGAGGAGCAGACTGGCAGCCATCAGGGGCTTGTAAGCCGCCGGCGACATCAGACGTCCGGCGATCTGCGAGCTGATGATCACGACTACGCCCACGGGCAGGACGGCCAGTGCAGACTCGAACGGCGAGTAACCGAGTATCCCTTGCGCGTACAACGGCGAGAAGAACAGCAGCCCACCGGCACCGGTGTAGAAGACAGCACCGGTGAGGGAGGCGGCCCTCACCGGGCGACTACGGAAGATACTCGTCGGAAGCAGCGGCTCCGTACGCCCCTTCTCCCACACGACGAAGCCCGCCAGTCCGATCACGGCCGACACCAGTGAGATCAGGACCTGTGCGGACCCCCAGCCGACTTCACTTCCCTCGCTGACGCCGTACACGACCAGGCCTATACCCAGGGTGACCAGGATCGCGCCCGGGATATCCAGGGGGCGCGGCTGGCGCCGGCCCGCAGGAAGCAGCGCCCGGACCCCTGCCAGGATCAAAACTCCGGCGAGGACACTGACGGCGAACACCGAGCGCCAGCCACGGAAGTCGGTGAGCGCCCCGCCGACAACCAACCCTGCGCTGAAGCTGGACGCGCCGGTCGCCGCATAGACCGCCAGCGCCCGGTTCCGCTGCGGTCCCTCAGGAAAGATCTGGCTGAGCAGAGCAAGCGACGCAGGACCGGACAGCGCTGCACCGATCCCCTGCAGTGCACGAGCCGTGATCAGCACCCCAACGGTCGGAGCGAGCGCGGCGCCCAGCGAGGCCGCGGCGAAGAGCGCAACGCCCACCGCGAAGATCTTCCTGCGGCCCAGGACGTCCGCGATCCTGCCCCCGAACAGGAGGAACCCGGCGAACACGATGGAATAGGCGGTCATCGTCCACTGCAGCGCGGAGCTGTCAATGCCGTACTCATCACCGATGGAGGGTAAGGCGGCATTGATGACCGCAACTCCGCTGGTGTCCAGCGCCAGCGCTCCGGCAAGGAGAACGAGCGCCCACCCGCGTCGGCTTTGAGGGAGGCCGGCATCCGGCGCTGCCATCTGTGATTCCGTGTCATGAAGTGTCACTTCGTACTCCGATGGTTACCCAGGGAACTGTTGGAGTTTCGTCGGGGCCGGCGCGAACGAGGCGGGAGTCAGCGGCAGGGAACGACTGATCGGCGCGGCGCCGGAATTCCTGACCGCGCTGCGGTGCTCCACACCAGCCCTCGCCCACCGCCGGGCGTGTGGCCACCGTCTCGTCGATGTGCTTGGCCAGCCGTCCCCGGAGCTCCTGGAGCGCGGCGATCCGGTCATCGAGTGTGGCCAGCCGGTCGGTGGCCATATTCAACTCCTCGGCGCAGTACGCGGATTGTCGCAGCGGCGCGTCCAGGCAGCCCTTCTCCAGGGCGGGGCGGACATCCTCCAGGGTGAGCCCCGCGTCCAGGAGCTCCTTGATGTTCGCGACCCGAACGGCATCCAACGGGTCGTACGCGCGGTAGCCGTTGTCGGCGCGCTGCGGGGCCAGCAGACCCTGTTGCTCGTAGTAGCGCAGGGATCGGGGGCTGACGCCGGTGAGGTCGGCCAGTTCTCCGATCCGCATCACGGTCTGCTTCAACATGGTGGGGACGCTAGAACCCTGACGCTAGCGTCAAGGTCAAGCCGACGAGTACGCCGAGCGGCCGTCCCGAGCGAGAACGGCCGCCGACGGGGACGTGAGAACCAGCCACTGCCACGTAGGGCGACCGTCGGCGGCGCAATGCCGTCGGCGGATCATGCGCGCCGGTACTGATCACGGTACCGGCCGCGGCCCAACGGTTCGTCAGCCGCGGGACCCGGCGACCCTCCGGACTGTCGAACGGACGGCACGGGAGGAACCGACCACGATGCACACCGCAACCGCATCGCTTCTGGCGTTCCTCGCCGGGTGCCGCGACGACACCCCCGATACCTGCCACCTGCCTGGCCCCGCTCAGAGCACGCCGGCTCGGCGTCCAGGGGCACCGGGTGGGCCAGGGAGAGGAACTGTCCGGTGGATTCGCCTCAGACAGAGGCTCGGCTACTTCGGCGCAGGCCCTGGGTGGCCTCGGCATCGCCGACCAGGATCGACCCGGAAACTCTCCAAGAGCTGCACGACAAGCCGCGTCAATGGAGTGGTGGCGGCCGTGCACCTGCACCGGAGGAAGATGCAGATGCCGTGACTCCCTGTGAGGCAGCCCATCCGTACGTCTTCCGGTCGCGGTGGATGACGATCAGGTCGCCGTCGGCAACGCCGGGGACGCCCTGGAGCGGTCGCGGATCGTGGGCTGGGACGCGGTCGTCTTCCCCGAGGTGGTGGCCGTGGCCGACGCACGGCTAGTCCCGGCCATGGCTCAGCTGGTGTGGACCGACAGCGGGGGTGAGCATCCGCGGCCTCGTACAGGCCGGCGAGGGAGAACGTCCGGCACCACTCCTCTGGAGTTGCCGCCCACTCCGTTTCGAAGGCCGGCACCCACCGCCCGGCGCGGGTGCTGACGCGCAGCTGGGTGAGCAGCTCGGCCGGAGCCCCGGTGCTGGGGATACGGAGGGGAGGGGGCGTGGTCGGACTGGGCGCTCATCTGGTCCTCCCGGCGGTTCGTGTCGTCGCCGTACGTGTGGGACGGGGCGGCGGGGACGGACATCTGATGGTCCTTTCGCTTGCTGGTGGGCGTCCGTCGAGTCCCACGATCCGCTGCTCTGCGCAGCGCTTGGCCGCGACCGGGACGACAACGGCAGGGCCGCGGGACTGCGGAAGCCGGAACGGTCCCGCGTGCCGGCGACACCGGCGCGATGGATCGCGGAGCGGTCCGATGGTTGGGCGGTTACCTTCGCCGGGCGGGTGGCCCGGGCGGGGTTGGGGCGCGGAAGACGGGGCGGAAGCGTTCGAGGACGTGGAGCGGTCGCGGTGAGCGCTGCTCGAAGGCACCGGCGAGGCCGGGCTGGGGACACGTCTCCCAGTGGTCTGGATGGTCTGGATGGCCCATCGGTCGCCGTCGATACGGATCGGGCCGGGGTCCATCCGCCAGGCCCATGGGTGAGGCGAGCCGGTGCGTCGGCAGCGACCCGCCGAGGGTCGCAGTGAACCCGCGAGTCCGGCGACGGCCGTCGGTGTCACGGTCTGTCGCCGGCTTCGATGAGGCACCACCCGTCGTACTGGTCCCACGTCAGATGGACGCCATGCCATGCAGGCAGTACTCGGGGGCGCACCCCCTCGTGCAGTGGAAGGCGGCGTCCAGTCTGTCAGAGTTGGTGCCGGAGTCGTCCTCGCTGGTTCACCGCTGACAGGGCGCGACGTGCGGGCTCACTCGGCACGGCAGGCCCCGCTGGGGTGCGCCAAGGGCCGGGAACGCCAACAGTGGACATCATGAACGACAACATCCTTTTCCTGAACGTCAACGACCCGCAGGCCGGCCACCAGGCGCTCGACGCGCTGCGGCAGGCGCACGCCACCGGCGAGGTGAAATTGCGCGAGGCGGCGGTCGTCGCGCGCGACGCCGACGGCGTCCTGGACTTCCCCGACGCCGTCGACAGCACCGGCACCGCCCGGGCCTTCACCGTCGGTGGCCTGATCGGCGGGCTCCTGGGCATCCTCGGCGGCCCGCTCGGCGTCATGATCGGCTTCGGCGCGGGCGGGCTGATCGGCGGCGCCCATGACGCGCGCGAGGCGACCGCAGCCACCGCGGCGCTGGAGATGCTGGCGGCGGAAGTGCCGCCGGGAAGCACCGTGCTGGTGGCCGAACTGGTGGAGGACGATCCCTCACGCGTCGACGAACTGCTCGCCCCTTACGGGACGGCCGCGCGCTATCCCGCGAGAGAGGTCCGCAAGGAAGTGGAGGAGGCCATCGCACAGAAGGGTTAGGCCGGCGCGGCTCACCGGCCCCGGCGCTGCCCTCTCCCCGTGGCGCGGCGTCCGGGGCCGGCTCGTACACCCGGATGCCGGACGGCGAGCGTGATGGCTCTGCCCGGCACCCGGTCTGCTTCCAGCCGATCGGCCGGAGTCAGTACGCCCGGTGGGGCTCGGTTGGGGATGGTCAGCTTGAGGTCTTTCTTGCCCTTCCCCCTCTTCGCTGTCATCGCGCGGTCATGTCACGCGGGACGACCGGCAGGAACCAACGAAGCCTGACGCATCTTCACCTGGGCCGGGGGCGACGTCCTGCTCCCTCCCGACGATCGTGCCCTGACCGGGCCCGAGGGGGCTGAGGTCGGCCAGCGCCTCGCTCCCGTCGCGGGCATCGATGTCCCCGGCGACGAGCATGGCTGGTGCTGGGTGCCGTCCGGGCTCAGCCTCCCGTCAGCAGTCCGCTACGGGCGCGGGGTGCGGGGCTCGATCCGGTGGTCGAAGGCGGCACCGCCGACGCCGACCGTGGTCACCCCGCCGTCGACGGTGAGGACGGCCCCGTTGACGTAGGACGCGGCGGGCGACAGCAGCCAGTCGATCGCCTCGGCGACCTCCTGCGGATCGCCCGGCCGCCCGGCAGGAGTCAGCCGGTTCGCCTCCTCGTATGCCGCCTCGGTACCGCCCGCCAGCCCCGCCTCCGTCGCGAACCGTATCATCCGCTGGTCGGCCATCTCCGTACGCACCCAGCCCGGACACACCGTGTTGGCCCGCAGCCCCTGTGGCCCGTAGTCGACGGTGAGGGAGCGGCAGAGGTGGAGCAAACCCGCCTTGGATGTCGCATATCCGGCGTTGCCGACGCTGTTGCGGAGCGCACCGACCGAGGCGACCGCGACCACCGCGCCGCGGGCCGCCAGCAGATGCGGCAGCGCGGCACGCAGCAGCAGGAACGGCCCGGTGAGGTTGGTCCGTATCTGTTCTTCCCAGTCCTCGACCGCGATGTCGCCGACCGCACCGCCCCGCCCGATTCCGGCGTTGAGCACCACGCCGTCGCGTCTGCCGTAGGCCGCAACCGTCGCCTCGACGAGCTCGCGCACGGCCTGGGGGTCGGCGGCGTCGGAGGGGTGGGCCAGTGCTCCGGTCTCCTCGGCCACCCGGCGCAGTGGCTCGGGCCGCCGCCCGGAGATCACGACCTGGTGCCCGGCGGTGCGCAGCAGCCGGGCGGTGGCGGCCCCGATTCCAGTTCCCCCACCCGTCACCAGGACAACACGCTGTTCCGACATGGTCGTTCGCCTCCGAAGGTGGTCAGCTTCCGGTTCCGTGTCAACGGCCTCTTGGTCGTCCCCGCTGGCGGCCTTGAGACATCCCTGCTGGTGGAAGGCATTGTCGCCCCACTCGCGGCCAGATGTTCTCCCCGCCCTGGGTCGGTGTGGATCAGCTGAAGGGCTTCACTCCCTTTCCGGTGGTGGCCTCGGTGAACCTGAACGAATCACCCTGAGTGACCGTGACGTGAGCGTGATGGAGGAGCCGGTCGACGGTCGCGGTGGCCAAGGTCTTGGGCATGATCTCGTCGAATCCAGACGGGTGGAGATTGCTCGAAACTGCGATCGAGCGCCGTTCATATGCGGCATCCACCAGGCGGTAGAAGCCCTCGGCGGCGTCCTCGGAGACGGGCAGCAGCCCGATGTCATCGACGATGATCAGGTCCGAGCGGACAATCTTCGCCAGCGCCCGGGCGATGGAGTCGTCCGCGCGGTGCCGGCGGACCAGGGCGCCCAGGTCCTCGATGGTGAACCAGGCGACGGTCAGGCCGGCCTCGACCGCGGTCTGCCCGAGCGCCTCAGTGAAGTGTGACTTTCCCGTCCCCGACGGTCCACAGATACAAAAATTCTCCCGGCGGCCGACCCATTCCAGGCTCTTCAGGGCGTCCTGCGTGGTCCTGGGTATGGAGGACTTGGACTCGTGCCAGTCCCCGAAGGTCTTCCCGGTGGGGAACCCGGCCCGCTTGCGCCGGGTGTGGAGATTGGCCCGGTCACGTCCGGCCGCTTCCTCCGCCAGCAGGACGCGGACGACCTCGGCGGGATCCCAGCGTTGGGCCTTCGCGGTGGGGATGATGTCGGTCAACGACCGCCG is a genomic window containing:
- a CDS encoding IS701 family transposase, which produces MTPEEMEEVRPRLEAFAAEMLGSLPRCDQRAKGELYLRGLMLDGKRKSMQPMAERLGVDHQQLQQFVSSSTWDWTVVRQRLAQWAAAHVAPQAYAIDDVGFPKDGYDSPGVARMYCGALGKQGNCQIAVSVNLVSDHASSAVDWRLFVPESWDDTTTEDDRLLAEAIRRRRAKAGIPDCERHREKWRLALEMLDEVRGDWELPDLPVVADAGYGDATGFREGLTERGLTYAVAVKGTTTAYPGQAVPVRPPYSGRGRPPVPAYPIPHTTLRQLALDTGRSAARTVTWRQGSKTTKRNPKVAMRSRFLALRVRPANRTIRRATDGSLPECWLLAEWPSGSAEPTNYWLSTLPADTPLRELVRTAKIRWRIEHDYRELKDGLGLDHFEGRNYPGWHRHVTLTALAQAFCTLLRLDPKAPAPA
- a CDS encoding DUF1269 domain-containing protein, coding for MNDNILFLNVNDPQAGHQALDALRQAHATGEVKLREAAVVARDADGVLDFPDAVDSTGTARAFTVGGLIGGLLGILGGPLGVMIGFGAGGLIGGAHDAREATAATAALEMLAAEVPPGSTVLVAELVEDDPSRVDELLAPYGTAARYPAREVRKEVEEAIAQKG
- a CDS encoding MFS transporter → MAAPDAGLPQSRRGWALVLLAGALALDTSGVAVINAALPSIGDEYGIDSSALQWTMTAYSIVFAGFLLFGGRIADVLGRRKIFAVGVALFAAASLGAALAPTVGVLITARALQGIGAALSGPASLALLSQIFPEGPQRNRALAVYAATGASSFSAGLVVGGALTDFRGWRSVFAVSVLAGVLILAGVRALLPAGRRQPRPLDIPGAILVTLGIGLVVYGVSEGSEVGWGSAQVLISLVSAVIGLAGFVVWEKGRTEPLLPTSIFRSRPVRAASLTGAVFYTGAGGLLFFSPLYAQGILGYSPFESALAVLPVGVVVIISSQIAGRLMSPAAYKPLMAASLLLIGTGVTLWVGTPADGSYWVHMLPGIVVMSAGQGLGFGAMTAATLEGLPLHQHGVAGAVNVTAQQIGNSVGLAILVAVSTGVSGGATDPADQLSGFHAAYWAAGAIGLLGGLTVLLTRFPKVDIVPSASGERP
- a CDS encoding DUF1266 domain-containing protein; translated protein: MQMAPVLGHPPVAWDFGRYATVVRLAFGAGYVDGPGAWQLLGHAVAPVAQTYRSWNAFAHDFIAGRDLWMRSAGAEWSGSQQDTVQAAQRLLDPTNANSPWRQVPWEAIYQPDQPQHS
- a CDS encoding MerR family transcriptional regulator encodes the protein MLKQTVMRIGELADLTGVSPRSLRYYEQQGLLAPQRADNGYRAYDPLDAVRVANIKELLDAGLTLEDVRPALEKGCLDAPLRQSAYCAEELNMATDRLATLDDRIAALQELRGRLAKHIDETVATRPAVGEGWCGAPQRGQEFRRRADQSFPAADSRLVRAGPDETPTVPWVTIGVRSDTS
- a CDS encoding beta-ketoacyl [acyl carrier protein] synthase domain-containing protein, whose translation is MTPQPPHACVPIAVVGSACRLPGGITTLDGLWSALVEGRDLVGEVPPERFDPARWLDANAAWRSGKTYTVAGGFLDDIHGFDAGYFGMSPREAGRTDPQQRTFLELAVEALDDAGIAAASLAGSDTAVYGGVSSAAFGVMQGLEEMSTDAYTMTGGATSNVANRVSHVLDLRGPSLAVDTACSSALVALHHACEAVRTGRCQMALAGGVHVGLC
- a CDS encoding MMPL family transporter, translated to MGGGVTAFSRSDQQARDLVREIRALPGPGPGPVLVGGETAAMIDEEQTIGRMLGLVAVLIVGATAVALWCFTRSLVILLKALIMNALSFGAAFGIAVWVFQEGHLHGQRGHGADDCCVGERSPVDLRRWRSMTGGACCVGDR
- the istB gene encoding IS21-like element helper ATPase IstB, with the protein product MATPLRTVPGTNGDPLAEAIELTKRLKLPHIRRSLTDIIPTAKAQRWDPAEVVRVLLAEEAAGRDRANLHTRRKRAGFPTGKTFGDWHESKSSIPRTTQDALKSLEWVGRRENFCICGPSGTGKSHFTEALGQTAVEAGLTVAWFTIEDLGALVRRHRADDSIARALAKIVRSDLIIVDDIGLLPVSEDAAEGFYRLVDAAYERRSIAVSSNLHPSGFDEIMPKTLATATVDRLLHHAHVTVTQGDSFRFTEATTGKGVKPFS
- a CDS encoding SDR family NAD(P)-dependent oxidoreductase, producing MSEQRVVLVTGGGTGIGAATARLLRTAGHQVVISGRRPEPLRRVAEETGALAHPSDAADPQAVRELVEATVAAYGRRDGVVLNAGIGRGGAVGDIAVEDWEEQIRTNLTGPFLLLRAALPHLLAARGAVVAVASVGALRNSVGNAGYATSKAGLLHLCRSLTVDYGPQGLRANTVCPGWVRTEMADQRMIRFATEAGLAGGTEAAYEEANRLTPAGRPGDPQEVAEAIDWLLSPAASYVNGAVLTVDGGVTTVGVGGAAFDHRIEPRTPRP
- a CDS encoding GNAT family N-acetyltransferase — encoded protein: MTYALSLARHEHEVRAAQRLRHLVFVEELGAADLDIDGLDADGLDEHCDHPLAHEDGTGALVAACRLLAPKGALAAGSCAAEADFDLSPHRPLDGDLVEISRACIHPAHRDGILVLMMALGVARYVLQTGHQWVGGDCLVPLGEHGEVPSAVWQMVAPRHLSPEEYRVSPRVPLRQRDVCAPLDPQLIPPLVNGALSLGAWVCGDLGYSPRFGTAALYVLMSMRRVDPAHLRSLPDFASA